The genomic stretch gtcgccataggtcagactcggtcagactacgtgcctacgtcacatgtacgacaactgagcctgcgcaggagacctatgacggaataagaagaccttaaaaaaaccgttgaaatttgcttcctcggtctctgctgccgtctacgtgatagctctgtccatatcttttactgtctatggtcatACCCGCTGTCACTGGACTATGAAACACAGCATCAGAGGAGGCGCTCCTAAATTAAAACATGTGGGCACAGCAATTTTACCATGTTCTAAGTCGCTTCGGTTAAAAGCGTCagacaaatgtaatgtaatttaatgcaatgtaatgtattaATACAGGTTTAGCTTGTGTGTAGCCTCCTGTTCATTGATGGGCTGTTAGGTCTTGGTCTTTAGGCCAATGTTGGACTGCCCCCTTTTCTCATGATTGTTCAGTGTTCAGTGATGGAGGTTGTGGCGAACACCAACCGCTAATATTATAATACTAAACGAATAACTATACACAGTAGTTCATTAGCACTGCATGTAATGTCATTATGATTATGTAAATTTAATTTTGCCTCATAACGTCTGCCCCGCCAGCCTCTCTGATGTCCAAGGACAAGGCATTGTTGGATTTGAGGGTCAAAGTATTTTTCATAGTGGCAGATTTATGGGTTTACGTGCGGCTCTGTGGACACATATTGCACCTTGTGTAAGGTGGCCTATATAGTCCTCGAGTCCTgatcaacctttttttttatggaaGACTTTGCTTGTGACATGCTAGCTTGAACACTAGCTGGCTACTGATACAGCTAGCAGTTGGCACTAAACGCTCGTTAGCAGGTAACTTGTTTGGTTACAACCCTATGGTTACAACACAGTGCATATGGCTAGTGCATGaactgtatagcctacaaaaatattttgaatacCAAAATTATGCATAAACTTGCATAGTAGGCTACGTTCGGCTATGTTTGTTGCATGAGGTTGAGCTTTTCTTCCTTCATGCATTATAATGTATTGTAGGTTACAGGGCACATTGTGAAAAGATCAGAAAAGATCAGTGCACTCACAGAGAGGATGTGGAACAACCCATGTCCAGTGTGGCGCCTCACGCGAACGGTCCATCTTGAAAAAGGGAACTTTCGGCTAAGAAGGTAACTCTTCAGCTATTTCCCACAGCAGCATGTTTTTTCAAATGAAAAGCTACTTAATTCATGGCCGTGCTTGGTTTCAAATATACAggaatactgtatattacaagTATATGTCTTCTACGGTCACTGCAAATTGTTAAactactctttctttctctattgtCTTAACATTCATAACGGCAATCTCACAGACAGAAAGGAGTTCACCAGCCGGCAGCCGCCATTTTGTTATagcgcccccaccccaccccacacacaggaAAGAGCAAATTAATGCTATCAAACAACCCAGCAAAAATATAATAGAGTAATAGGCCTAGTAAAGGTAATAATGTGGAATCATTTTTCTTGAAAGATGTTTATTCAGCTGTTTTATGTCTTAGAAACACAGCTGTTACAGACAAATATTGAGGCACCTGTGATTTACCTTTTTTGTAAAGATAAAACAGCTGAATGGACATCCTCCAGTGATTCCTTGCCATGTTAGGTTTAATTGATtgatattatttattatttaactaAAGAATAGCAACAGAGTGACTCATAAACAGGCTACTAAAATATGATTATATTGCTATTTGCTTGAGGGATGGAGACAAAAGAGGGAAGTAAAATATTAGGGTGCTGCAGTTGTGACGTTTCAGTGGTGTGAGGTTTCTGCTCTGCCATCCTTGCAGCAGTGGAAACAGACTGGCTTCGGTTGGTTGGAGGCTAGCCTACCCGAGCCCATGTTCCTCACTCCAAATGAAACTTGtcaactctccctctgtccccaaaacacacacacacacacacacacacacacacacacacacacacacacacacacacacacacacacacacacacacagtggttctACAGCAGTAATTAGTGCTCACACAATGGCTGCTGATCGCTGATTCATCGGCTGCTATAGTTCTGATGAGTCTGGCCCATTTATGGGTCACTGCACACGCTGTCAACCTGACTCTGAAAAGGCAGGGCCGGCCAAAGCATGCccctaatgtacacacacacacacacacacacacagttacgcaCACATGTTCACACGGTCTCACCCACATTCATACGCTTGAcacaaatgtttgcagaggcttGCATCCTGTTCacggttaagagtctgtaagtACCAACTTTATTATTTCCCTTCttgaaagtgtgtttgtcctCTTTTACTAATGTGTAAATGACAGGATCATGATGAATTTGAAATATTTGGCAAACAAAAACCTATTGGGCTTCGGTTGGCAAAAATAGCCTGTCAGAATAAAAGCTCCTGTTGTCGAGCTCTTGGCACTTATAGCTGCTGAGCAGACGCAGAGTTGTTTGAGCACAGAGGAGGTATAAGCAGCTGATTAAAAACAACAATCATGAGGAGACCACCAGGGAATTACAGGGACAGTTACTTGTTGAAAATATGGGTATTTCGGTTTATTGTAGTCTGGGAAAAGGACAATGGACATTTGCGTAGAATGTGGAAGCTATATATATATGGAATAGTTAGTCATGTTGTCATTAGTCTGTTAAAGAATTGCTTGTTATTAAGTAATTTAACTAAGTGCATTCATcatttgtaagttgctttggataaaagtgtctgctaaatcatATAGTCATAACCATCATGATTGCGTTTATACAGCATACTTACGATAACAGCGAAGCAAACCAAATGTAGGGAACTAAGGCTGTAGAAAACTAAATGGATGGCAGTAGTCCAAAAGAGAACCAGAGGGAGTTATGGACAATGCTGAGGGAGGCAGATGATGAGGATGTGGCTATGAAAAGGGCTGGCTCATTCACTATTCATTAGACCTAACCAAGAGGCCTGTTAGCAGAACACCGTCACTGGAATGGGAAATATTCTGTTGTGGgagttctgtttgtgtttggaaCTGTCCTTCCAACTGTCCATAGGAATATtggttgaaaacacacacacacacacacacaatttttttaTTGCCTCTCCCATTGTGTCCCGGAGTCAACTCTGAAACTATTGATTGTTCTGACAGAGAGACACCAGATACGAACACTGAGAAGCATCTGGTCATATCCAGAGTTTGCATCCTAGGAGTATTTCACAATCTTTCCTTCTGTCACAACTTTCCAATAGTAAGTATAAATTCCTAGAGTACATTTGATGAATTTGAAGCTTTTAACGACACTGTATGTGAGAGATATTATGCTCTCTCTCGAATGCAAAAATCTGCTCTAACTATAAAGGCTTGTCTATTGTTATACGTTGTTTCACATGTTTCCGCTTGCATGTTTTAAGTTTTATGAGGGCTGTATTTGTGACATACCTCTCATTTTGTGAATCTTTGCAGACATGAGGGGATCCCAGATGTATTTTCCTGCACGCACCGTGCTGTTCCGGAAAGAGGCCAGTGGAGTGACGTACCGAGTACCTGCGCTGATTTACCTCCCAAACGCCGCATCCTTCCTGGCCTTCTGTGAGGAGAGGCTGAGCCCTGCAGACGCTCAGGCCAACCTGCTGGTCATGCGCAAGGGCAAGTTCTACAGGAATTACGTGGAGGTATAAGAACTGACGACATTTTGTCCTCGACAATTACTGCAGCAGCACAGTATTTCAGTTgaaaaaagaaggagaaaattTTGGTCTGGtgtaggtttgtttgtttttctagtcacgtctgctaaataccagacataaacaaacactattAACAAAAAGTAAGATATCTGGCTTTGGGGTGAGATttaatgtttcagtacagaaagtaTTGAAGCATTgattgaactgttggacatgcacattcaaaagtttcgagaaggtcacattaacttcacctgtaaaggttatagttggattttaggttcatcctgaaatgtCACCCGAAAGCCGAGTATCCCTGACTTTGTGAGTGTATAGTCAGTATTTCCTCTTAACAGCAGCAGTAAAATATGAaactttattacagtgcatgaaaatgcactgtactgttcttccaaaacttcttcttcttcttcttcttcttattccgctgatcaaattcattttttctattcagcttgaaccgtttaacttagaaacttcattcaaacgtcgcaacgtaggtcttaaataggggaatgctgctaagtatttttcaactttgcaacttttatactttttaaactataaattaaaaactattacaaatttccccatagacttaacattggcctctatgacatcacaatcggatcattaagcaattagaatcttatgccaggtggccagccccacctgcagcagccctctctctctcaggctttaagcatacaatctctctgtgaagactacatatcctgttaactgtttcctctttccacaactgtttcaaaataaaagtcctcactgcaataatacactattaaatcatttaaccattgaaactactcaactatttaactgttcaaccattccaactgtcagttatcatcaactatgcctccagtcaactacatgagacctccatgcacctagcaaccaacatagcaaccatcaaaattaagcgtttatgaccgtttccatagcaaccaacctgattttactacagtaacttctttattcctgatagtggcagccatggataccccatcaacaaatgtttcaaaataaaagtcctcagtaccaagttagctagttagcatggttagcatagttaacattattagcatagttagcatttttagcataactgctaaaaatgattagctacgttagctaatcaacctggttagcattgttagcatagttaacattattagcattgttagcatttttagcataactgctaaaaatgattagctaagttagctaatcaacgtggttagcattgttagcattgttagcatagttagcatttttagcattactgctagaaatcattagccaagtaaaccaatcaacctggttatcattgttagcatagttaacattttagaatacctgttagaaatcattagttaagttagaacaggaatgtttaagctttaaaatgtctacctaaacactatcaactctgtttaaactatgcaaccaccatgtttaccctagctacaccttagtagccatatctacattatctatctataattttttttgcattttcatgcactggtaattccttggaattgcatttctagttatttgtTATTATCAATCATGCTGCATGAAACTGTGTAGATGATGAATTATCCTTCAAAATCTCTCTTACCCGTAATTTCCAGGCTATTAGCCGTGgctcatacattgattttgctaaatttcttcagctatgaggttaatacaggggtcagttaatatggtgtcaatatggttttgtttcttttaacttgcatataacttgcataaaaccggcggcttatacacaatgcggcttatatgcgggaaattactctACTTGTTAGACCTGATTCTTTCATCTGTGGTATTtataccccaccacccccaccccaattaGTGGGACGACATGCGCGTGCTGGCCACGGCACATCTGCAGGGTCATAGGTCAATGAACCCGTGCCCCGTGTACGACGAGTTCACCGgcaccctcttcctcttcttcatcgCGGTGCTGGGACACACATCGGAGGCCTACCAGCTGGTGACGGGGAAGAACGTGACACGCCTCTGCTACGTCTCCAGCAACGATCACGGCGACACCTGGAGCCCTGTCACAGACCTCACCAAGAGAGTGATAGGAGACACTATTAAAGGTGACTATACTGCACGGCATTTTAAGAAGTTGTCTGGTTTTAGACAGTCATTGCAGAAAGATTCTGGGGAGTGTTCACCTTTGGCGCTGATCAAAGTACTGCATTTGCCCCTCACTGCAGGTTATTCCATTTGAGCTGAAGAATTAAATTGTTCCCATCTGTTGGTCACACATTAAACTGACAATTTCCTATTGCTGCATATTTTGGGGACGTTTTGCCTTTATTGGACAATGAAGAGACCGACAGGAAgctagtgggagagagagatggggtgggattagGAAATTACCTACGTCATactcaaacctgggtccccgtctTGTTAAGCAAGAAAGATATTGGTACAGTTTTGCCTGCTTCTAAAACGAACCCATCAATCAGTTTTAATCATCCCTTTTCTTAGACTTCAGTTACAGATCTATGGCCAAAAGTAATCATGGATCATGAGTCATGACCCACAACTGTCACCTATCAGCAATTACTTACTAACTCAAGCTGCAAAGATCTTAGAGCGGAGCAAGATGGCCCTGTTACATCATGGGCATGAAGTACATCGAATCAGAGTGTACGCCATTCTGATAAGCCAATTCTGATAAGCCAATTCAGACAGATTCCATGAGCCCACATTAGCACAGTAGGTTAAGGCAATCATGCTTGACACATGCAGCCAAAAACATTCAACCTGTCCTGCTTTGCAATCATAGAACATCCAGGAAAACTTTCTTATAATAACACTCACTTACTGTACTGACGTCCGTATACGGTCTCTGGTTCTATCCTGTCTGTTTCTATCCAGAGTGGGCCACCTTCGCTCTGGGTCCGGGCCATGGAATCCAGCTGAAGTCGGGCCGCCTGCTGGTCCCAGCGTACGCGTACCATATCGACTGCAAAGAGTGCCTGGGCAGGGTGTGTCTGACCACACCCCACTCCTTCTGCTTCCACAGTGACACGCACGGGCGCGTGTGGCGCTTCGGAGAGGCGGTCCCCGGGCCGGAGAGCGTGGAGTGCCAGATGGTGTCCGTGGACGAGGAGGACGGCTCCAACATCCTGTACTGCAACGCCAGGAGCCCGCTCGGGTGCCGGGTGCAGTCTCTCAGCCTGGACGACGGCGCCGTGTTTCAGGACGGTCAGCTGGTCCAGAAGCTGGTGGAGCCACGCAACGGCTGCCACGGCAGCATCATGGGCTTTCCCGCCCCTCTGGAGCTCCTGCAGGAGGCCAGACGCTCGCGTCTGCGACACTGGACGTCGGAGCTCCGCGTCTCCTCTGACCCCGTCGCTGCTGCTGCCTTAGTCTCAAAGCGTGGCCAGAACTTCCTCACTCCCACCTGGGTGGTGTATTCTCACCCCACCTGGCCCAACGCACGCCGGGACCTGGGAGTGTACTTGAGCCTCTTTCCCCGCGATCCAGACAGTTGGTCAGGGCCTTGGGTTATCTACGAGGGCCCAAGCGCCTACTCAGACTTGGCCTACCTGGAGCAGCCCTCTGCCGGAGCTCCCCCAGTCACAGCCTTTGCCTGTCTGTTTGAGAACGGCACAAGGACACCTTATGATGAGATCTCCTTCAGCATCTTCACACTCTACGAGCTCATTGACAACCTACCCCCAAATAAATGCCAACTCACAGATCCAAGCTCCAAGCTACAAAAAACTAGCAAGAGAAAGCGATGGAGGTCCTGCAGCCTTTGTTGCATATCTTGAACTACAGTTAACCATTGTATATTTTTTTGCGGAAAGCTTTTTTAACTGTTAGTTTATGATTATATTGGTGTGTAAAATAACTACTAGACATGCACTTGGGTAGTGCCTTAAGTGTTTGTAGGCACAGTAACTTAAAGTATAGCCACACAATTTTAAGAATGGTCTGAATCTTCAGATaaaacagtatgatgatgaccTTGACCCAATTAAGAGAATAGTATTGGTAATCAGAGtttaaaattaatttaaaatattaaatatttacTCTCACTATAGAGTGGCTAAGCTACGATGCTTTATTCAAACATTTGCCCAACTGTCCTGCAAATCGATAGTCATGAACTAAAGAGAACTTCAGCTACTGTAAGATCTCCACTGAAAATGTCTAGTCTAGTACGAAGTAGGCTACAATCCTTGCCTGGGTAATGGGCCCCACTCTCTTAAATCCCTATTTACTTTACTATCTCACACTATATGTATatttaactacagtatgtgatatatTTGGTACATGTACAGGTGCCTTCAGATTTTTCTGGTTGAGTGTCCATTTCGTAATAACTCACACCCTTTTGTGCTTGATTCTTCATGTCTCCATAAATGTTTCAGAATTATTTTCTATCATTCTACTTCATAATGAATGTTTTAAATTCAAACTATGAATTTAACTACAGCTTCTCACTGTCGATTTAACTGTGGTTTTGTATGAATGACTAGGAAGAGAATATCTCTGAAAATCTGGAAAACAGTCCTTGTAATACAATTCTCAGCTGGGGGGCAATGTTAAAGCATTTGGGAAAATTAGACGCAATAGAGTTGAGATCAACAAATAACTGCGGTAGATTTAGCATGAAGATTAAATACAGAAAACAACGGTTGGACAACTTTCAATGAGTGCTCTGTTTAGTTTTACTCTAAACAAGGGATACAAGCCAGGAAAAAGGCCACAAATAGAATCAGGCACTTTCAACTTCCAGAAGCAGTCACTTCCAAAATAATATAGAAACTTTATATGAATGGATATTgtacattacagtaatatacactacagtacattacagcACCAACATGCCATTTGTAGACCACATCCTGCTGGTAACACCTTCCTGTCTGGCAGCTCttgtgtgtatgctgtatgtAAATGTATCAAGCctggcgcccaccggacacggcgttctgaggtctgggcttgacgcgcaggattttacaATAGTTTTCTATcgctgtgcggctgctgcgcggcatacatttctagtgggctttgctccattgaaaacaatggagttctactGTAATTTGTTTATTGTCGCGGCGTGCCATGCCGGCCTTCATAGCCAAGTCCTCAAATTCTATATAGATGTCAAACTGCATAGATCCCCGACCACCAAACTtaagctcctcctgctccttctaCGGAAGGATAATCTttagtgcagggagagccaaaatgttttatgtatgtatgtacggtGACCTTGAGTGCCAAGAAAGGcgcctttaaataaaatgtattattattattattattattattattattattaacacatacagtaccctccaatTATTGGCCCCTCTGCCAAACAGGTATAAAAATAATCGGTTGGTGATTATGgtaatctcacaatgaaaacaacatcTTGAAGGGAAGCacatgtattttgagaaaaaaaggaaactcttactgtgcgttcagaccaaaaccgtcaaaagcgtcaaagtcgctggtgaagctcatagcccgacgctcaacccagttcagcgccgaaagcgtcaaagccatgacgtgaaacatttggacaaaccacaagcagcaatcctgcgagtttgacattctgattagttgacgccgaaccgtgtcatagctaattagcataaagttaactgaggctcaacttcattttgacgcccgtgaagctcatgaagccacgctcacgcccagaacgcttttgacgccggtaacgccgactcttcatagaaaatgaatgatttccggcgctcttgccgcttttgacggtcttggtgtgaacgcacagttagataaaaataaatatttgtaacAAAAACACGCCATTCACGATTAATGACAGCCCTGCTTGTAATATTTTCATAAGCCTCCCTTGAAACAGCTACCCCATAATGTTGGAGAATACAAAgcaagggatttaagaccaatTGTCTCTACAAAATCTCCCCAGATCATCCAGATTCCTAGGCCAACACTTGTGTATTCTCCTCTTTGACTcaccccactgtttttctatggagtttagatcaggaaTCTGAGATGGCATGGCCGAAGCTTgattgtgttcagtaaacccttcccccccccccccccttttttttcattgacctgatgaatgatccaatcatgaacCCACTTTTAGTGTCTTACAGAGATTTCCTTGTTCAGGTTTTTCTGGCGTTCATGATACCATGCACCTTAgtttcccaaggcctttgggaataaAAATAGACCCACAATAACACAGCCCCATATTCACCATATTTctcattaggcatggggttcttttcaGTATAGTTATTCTTTTATAAACACCTAAAGTGTTTCTTGCCAAAagcatctgacaatagaccataCTCCCAGACAGTCACTGTATCTTTCAGCTTGCCATTTACATTTAAGTGACTGGACAGGCTTTGTACCTGGGTTTTTTGCCTATATgttaccatcctccatactgtgtgTGGTGGCAAGATAACCATGGATCTTTGCCCAAGCATGTTTTAGATAGTTTGAATCATTGTTTTAACAGTAAATATGAGCATTTCCACAAAGGACCTAGTTTATGTAGCCATTGCCTGACTTGCAAatatcaacactttctttttatttcaatcaaGTGTATTCTTTTGTCTTTCCAATGTTGAAAATTGACTACAGGATTTAGTCTGTGTGTCACTTTATTTTACCTTCTGAAAGTTGATGCTCTGATTAACTTTAAGAAGTTGTAATTAGATAGGAAAATGCCTCTGTTTCATTTTGTATATAAGATTTTTTAttggggtgccaataattgtgagcaatgtgtttttgttaaaaaaaatatatatttatttatgagatgttcctttttctcaaaataaaatGTCTTCCCTTGAAGTGTAGATTGTTCctctttgttttcattgtgagatcACAATTTGCCTGAAGATTTTTTTAATACCCGTTTTTAGTCAACCAAAGGTGCCAAtcattctggagggtactgtatgtacagtgccAGTTTTGGCAGAAACACAGGATGCTTTTTATATATAACCGTAAAACATCTGAGTTCTAATGCTGTAAATcaggtatgggggggggggggggggggggttgtttccCTCCCCTCAGAACCAAGACTGCTCTATAGGTCCACAGGGAGAAATTCAACCAAATTTGTGAGGCATTTTCCTGGCAAGCTCCAAAGGGAGTAGCACACCCATATTAAAGAGGACAGGCCCATTTCCCACTATGCCATTTTCAGGCTCCTTCTCTCAACACattatggttttttttttttaccacaaaCAACTCTTAAGGAGAACATTATTCACAGTAAATTATGACTGATATCGATAATACTGTGGTGAATGTGGAACTCTGGAAAGTTTGGACATCTGTCAGCAGGATTGTGCAACACACTACCTGTGGGCTCCACAATATCCGCACAGCTTGATGGAAGAAGTCAGCAAGGCCAAGAATTTCTCATTTTTATTAACATTGCGAGATGGACATTTGGCTTTATCTCTCTGGGAGCCCTTCTAGTTCAATTATATGTAGTCTTGATGATGGTGAAGGCCATGGAATTTGACTATTTTATCCTCATTTGTTTTATATAGTGTTCTGATTCAGCACCATAGATGATCTGACCCCGTTTCATACTTGTACTCTCAACAATAATGGTCTCGGTTTCATGaacagtactcatcatgtgatctccaaTCATGTAACCCCTCTGTCCTATAGGCTGGTTTCAGTGAAGCTGCGTGGCCTATCAGTACATGGTTTTGGTTCTGGGCATCAGTTGTGTGGTGTCTGTAGGTCAATTTTAGTTGCAAACAGtgcgcacatccaaataaagaatagaatagaatagaatatatacaggTGCAGGAGCCAAAAAGTTAAGatccaaaaaaaaagagtaaaaggtccgcacacttgctctcacttaatttactttattaaagACAGACAGGTACCTCACCTTAGCTCACCCACACCTTTTTTGGTTACCAcagatggttggggtaaacaTAACGTGCATCATAGCTCGTCTtgagtatcttgcggacacaactctggatttccagggtatatAAAGgcttcctggtttgtggacatTATTTTTACACTGTTCCACTTCACTGTGTTACTTCTAAGTAATAACAAATGAGTTATTTGTTACACACTCACAACTCAAGCACCAAATATTTGGCCTTTTGCTTTCATCCTCATCTTG from Sardina pilchardus chromosome 7, fSarPil1.1, whole genome shotgun sequence encodes the following:
- the neu4 gene encoding sialidase-4 — its product is MRGSQMYFPARTVLFRKEASGVTYRVPALIYLPNAASFLAFCEERLSPADAQANLLVMRKGKFYRNYVEWDDMRVLATAHLQGHRSMNPCPVYDEFTGTLFLFFIAVLGHTSEAYQLVTGKNVTRLCYVSSNDHGDTWSPVTDLTKRVIGDTIKEWATFALGPGHGIQLKSGRLLVPAYAYHIDCKECLGRVCLTTPHSFCFHSDTHGRVWRFGEAVPGPESVECQMVSVDEEDGSNILYCNARSPLGCRVQSLSLDDGAVFQDGQLVQKLVEPRNGCHGSIMGFPAPLELLQEARRSRLRHWTSELRVSSDPVAAAALVSKRGQNFLTPTWVVYSHPTWPNARRDLGVYLSLFPRDPDSWSGPWVIYEGPSAYSDLAYLEQPSAGAPPVTAFACLFENGTRTPYDEISFSIFTLYELIDNLPPNKCQLTDPSSKLQKTSKRKRWRSCSLCCIS